AACTAGAAATGAGGTTCTTAGgagagggggaaatagaaatgGATGGAATGAATTccaatatacaaatatacatcaTTTAACTCATGAATGAGGAAgccttttaaaattccttatttatgaaaaaaattatgcttTAGAAAAAAACTAACATTTATGTTTTATTAGAATTTTATTCTAATAGAGGgccttttaaaatacattttcctacTGGGAATATTAAAAAGGCTAGTTTTCATTATGTATTGAGTGGGATTTCCATACACAGGATTTCCTTTAAATGGGACATATCCACATATTATGAAGCTTTTCTCATGGTGAATCATTAGGTAATAATAGtactattataatatataattgtagTGAAGGTGATAGGAGGAATCCTCTCTGGCCTGTTTCTCAATTAGGTGAGCTCTTTTGGGGCTGGACATGAATTCTAGCCTTTTGCTAAGATGACACAGAAACTCCTGATTGGTGCTCCCAATGATTTGGTAATCCTTAATACATACAACTCATAAAAAGCTGTTTCTGATTTTTTATACCAATATAGAAGAGATGATAAAGTATGTGTTAAGGGTGGTGTCAAAAACCACTCATTCAAAAAGTGTCACCTTCCCTATGGGATAAAGGATCCATAATGGAtccatttcttttgagctatgtTCAGGCTTTTCTCTCCCTTGGACTTCTAGCAATTTCAGGAGGTGTAGGTTATTGTGCTCTGCTTTCTTGGAATTATCATTTCAGCAAGAATCTTGGCACATGgccaggaaagggaagaaggcgTACATATAGCTACATGAAGGGCAAGTTAATCCAGCAAATCACAGGATTCACCTTACTGCCTGTTATATCAGTATAACAAATACAAAGCTGTCTTTTGTGGTTTGCAAGTAATGCAAGATGTCCAGATCTTATGGGAGGTTAGTTTAGAACAGGGTTTGTCATGTTTAAGTCCATAATACCAAAAGATCAATTATTGAAGTCCCCTTCTTCAAAACCAATTTCTTCTCCTCCCTGCTTTTCAAAGCAATTGTATCAGAGTATTATCTTCTGATAATCGGATAATCCTTTTCTGGTTaatgcttttgttcttttttaggaTGGCAGTCAAAACTTCACTGCAAAGAACTATACTTCAGTtccacaaaatataaataaaaatgttactcTACTTGATCTCAGTTATAACCAGATCACTCTGAATAATACAGACATAAGTATTCTTCAAGCATATGTTTTACTAACTGAACTTaatctgaacaacaacaaaattgtcTTCCTACGTAATAAAAGTTTTGGTAGTCTTTCCAATCTGGAAATTTTAAGTATTAGCAGCAACTCCATCAATACAATTGAACAGAATGCTTTTGTAGGATTAGGTAAACTAAAACAATTGTGTCTTCGTCAAAACAAAATCTCTCAAATCAATCCTTATACCTTTATGCCCCTAAAAAGTCTTATGGCTTTGAATTTGCAAGATAACATGATAAATTACTTTGATGTTCCAAGACAATttcaactggaaaaaataaatctacatgGAAATCCATGGAACTGCTCTTGTGGTCTACATAATTTACAGAACTGGCTGAATACCTCAAAAGTAATGCTAGGTAAGttataaaaattaagatattttaaaaaaaccaaaaacttcaCTTCAAGTTGTCCTTCCTGTAAAGACTTATACATAAAATGAAACCATGTAGAAACAACGAATTTGTTCATATTTTGAATAGAAAATAAGTATTCTGAAAAGCAACAACCAAAaacatctatatatacatatatgtgtaatacacacacacattttgtgTGCTGCTACTTGCACTGAAatttatatcattatatttttGATGGCACTTGAGATGGTTGTTTTACTAAAATACTTTTCCTATGTGGGATATGCTAGTGACAACAGATACCTTATAGACTGAACTATATGTGTAGACTAAGCAATTTACATGAGAGCCTAATgataaagtatttaaaatataactattttaaaaGAGGCATACTCAGAATTAGATTTTATGTTTAAAGATATGTGAAtgtcattttaaatgaaatatatgcTTAATGGGTAATTTAGTATCTTCTCACAAATCTTTATTTGTTCCTTTATATATCTCCTCCAGATACAACTAAAGACCTTTGAGTTTCTTGGTGTCAGAAACTCTGTCAGTTTTTCTTAATTACCATCTACTGGTACTTTAGCTTACAGTATTCCTGGGACCAGCCTCTTCTAGAGATTCCTACTTAAATAAACAACAGccttctctctggctctcttATCTCCCCTTCCACCTCTCAAGCTGAGAGAGAACAATTTCAGGTATTTTTATATGCAAAAGGTAACAAGCCTTCAGgactcctcccacccaccccaatCCCCTTGGATGAGGCAACTTTCtaccatattccttttttttttcctttttataattatagGGATATTACCATCTCCTAGTTATTACTGGTGTAACTTTCTACTCCATACAAcccaaaatgtatataaaattaaattcctTTTCTTAGCAATGTGTAACTTTTACAATTGACTTAGTGAGactttttaaggaaaatatttttgaaagtgcATGTGTATTTCAGagtgaacaaaaatgaaaaaaattttctttacagtaTGATCAAATAGTTTATAAATGCAAAAACTATTAAGGGTACTACCCACATAGGGAAAATTTCAAAATCTGCAAAATAAAATGTTCCTGAGATCttctatatatgaatatattctcTGGTGATAAATTTAGTTGATATGACACTATCACTAGTCTGAATGAACCTTAACTGGCACAAACTATAAAGAAGAcaggtatttattattattttattaatataatattttattaataattaatgttttattaataaaacattcTATTTATTCATGTGACTAAAAATTACTCAAGTACCCAGTCTATAGAGAAATGTTATGGCTATCCTTACATTTGCAAAGTAATGCATATTATTATCAATTTATGCTAATTTAAATATCTGTGGCAATTCTATCAGTACAATTAAACAAACTATGtaggcttaaaaaaattctttatttcaatgaaaattataataaaagtaataaaaataaataaaagcaagaagCCTGGATAGAGGGCTGATTTAGAGTAAGAAAATCCTAAGTTCAAGAGCTTTTGCTGACATAcaatagccatgtgaccctggggaagtcaattTCACTTCTCAGTGCCCCAGTTACACTCTCCAAGACTTTTAAGTTACAGAGAAAGCACTGAACTACAATATTAAAGGGAAATTTTTTCAAAGCTCTCATCCCTACTCCCCCTACCCAAAAGACAATATAGTATGGAAGAAGGAATACTATAGTAGAAGTCAGAGACTTAGGCTCTGGTCTCAAGTCTGTCTCCAAACAGCTTTGTGAATTTAGACAAAAATTTAACTAACATGAGATTTATTTTCATGAATAACATGAAGAGGTAGAAAAGATAAGccaggttccttctagttctaacctTCTATCACTGTATGACTTCAACATAAACTAAAATCAATTAATTACTTCCCCTTTAATTAAAGCAAATTTAAGTGAATATCAAAATcccttttaaaaagtaatatttttatatttattatctctagataaagaacattaaaaataagaaaaatgagttgAAATAATAAGATGAAAGGAACTACATGTTGATATAAATTgctattaataaatcttatcaaTATTATCTTATAACGTATTTTCTCTCCTCAACAGAAAATGAGAATATCACAATGTGTAGCTCTCCAGATGCCCTAAAGAACTACAGCATCAAAGTAGCATCTTACAAGAATGGATGCCATTCAAAATCACTCTTAACTCAATTTTCTAATATTAACTTCAAGTCTTCTGCTAAtccaacattttttctttattttaatgatacttcagacaataaaacaaaaaatgcagGTAATGTActagattttttaatttaaatttttatacagaaatttaaattttcacttttcttACTATATCCAATTATACCACATAAGAaaaatttcatcattatttttcaaatatttttatatgaagaaaaaatttcTAAGTCTACATACATTTTATACATGTTGCAAAACCTAAGTAgactgcaaactccttgagaatatggatcttttttgtttcctaaatatcatatttatatgGTGTTGCCATTTGCTTtcaaatgcttactgattgaatTGGATTATAAACAATGTATTTAAGTTTTAAGAAAAAAGCAATTTGACAAAGAGTCTTCTCAGGTAAgaaggttaaattttttttaaacaaatattcaaaatctgtggattaataaacattaattaggCAGATACTCTGATGCAACCCTTGTGTTCAACCCACAACTTTCCATGCTGGTATCCCTGGCTCTTCTGTTCTCTAGCTACATTTTTCTCACTGTCAGTTCAATTCATCAAACACTGTTACCAGTGACTATAGACTACCTGCAGGACAGGATGAGAGGTCATAGGAAAAACAGATTTGAATAAGAAAAAGTCTTTATGATTCTCTGCATTCCTATTTTCCCTGAAGAAGCCTAACATCCACCAACATTTTGTCTGAACCATTGATGAGTTCATCTTCTGTCCAATTAACATCtgtcatttgattttcaaaatgtcTTTGTGCTATATTTTTTTGGAGGAGATACTGAAAAATCAAATTCTGGAAAACaaatatttccaataaaactGTGATTTTTGTATAATGTAAaatctatttacattttaattagctATTGTACTCAAAAAGTTCAGGGcaataaatacacaaatatatgagGTACATCAATTTTCAACATTCTGactcataaaattaaaaatggtaTAGTCAACAGGCAAAAATTCTGCAAAGATGGCTACAGTATAGCAATTtcgttattttgaaaaaaaaaacttagtacATGTTATCATTTAAGTGCCTTATTTTCAAAAAGCTTATAATTGACTAAGTTTGTATCTCATGAAAGGTAGGTggcaaattagtttttaaaatgaatgaatcaagAAATTATTTAGGTAATTCATTTTTTaccacattttcctcaatttgacaagttctttttctttctctttaagaaTCTGAGCCTTCGGGTAAAAGCTGGGCCCTCCTTGTTGGTGTTGTAGTTGTGGTCACGGTAACTTCAATGCTGATTTTTATTGCTATCAGATGCCCAACAtggtataactttttttttagctACAATCATCATCGACTAGATGAACAAGAAGCTGATACATATGAAGGAGATTTTACTGTCTATCCCAATTCTCTCCCACAAACACCAGATACAAACCCAGATGATAGTATTGTGATATTTGATCAATTAAGTTCATTCATGGTGGATGAAGATGGATTTATTGAAGACAAATATATAGATACTCAAGAAATGcgagaagaaaattaattttcttcaaaatttaatTCTCTGTGAATGGACTGACATCTTTTTTAGTTTAATAAGGCAGAGATTTTATTGTGCATCAAATATGAAACCACAGCTAAATCTTCACATATTTGTTACAATACACACATACTCTCATCACTCACATACACTCAATGGCCATTATGCAATGTTTAAAACAGTTTTTAAGAAGCAGACAAACCCAGTAATAAATGGCAAAGTAGTACTCTTAATATGAAGCTCTCAAGCTAATAACCTGTCAATGACTTGACTATTAGATGTTGACTCATTAACATGTACTCTTTAATGCTCTGGTTTTCTCTGTTTATAGCAGATCATAAGTCTGGAGTTGGATAAGGCATCTATACAACCATCTCATTTTTCCCAAGAGGACATGAGTCCtagagaacttaagtgacttatcaTGGCCTAACATCATACAGGTTGTAGAGCTGAGATttaaaacccaggtcctctcacttCAAATTCAGCACtgtttccactataccatgtaAAAAAGTGCTGGTACTTGAAAATGGTGGTAATtgaaataaattatgtttttaaatttaacatcACTTAGAAAATATAACTGAATGCTTTCTACTGTTCAATGGATTTTCCCTAACTACCATGATAATTTAAGCAGTGATTTACGTGTACCTTATCCTGGAGCAATCACAAAATTAGTGGTCATTGATTTTAATAATGTGGAACAGTCATGACTACACTGACATACTATCTAGAGACTAAAGTGAAATACACAGATACACaaattttatttatctcatttcatcACTTTCAATCAACTGTTTGCAATCATAAAATACAATTCATTGTTGTAGATGGCTATGAGAGATATGTAGCAAAATATACTATAATTCTTTACCTTatacaaatgaaaaagtaaaagaaaatactaTGAAATATAGACTTTATTGTGCCAGtaagaattatttaatttgaCAGCAATCTGCAAAAGAGTAATTGTAAACTTAAAAATCTGCACCAAGAAAAAAAGTTATTAGAGATAGGTACATATATTCAATGATAATTGGGTAAGATATTTGTCATTTATAAggacatttatatatttttaaaaattttaaggatGTTTATAATAAAACATGAATATATGTTAGTGGAAGTCATATGCTATTAGGTCATATTGTTATCATATATTgctgaaaataatttaaagagtATTCAGAGAATAAGAACATATTCTTCCAACTAATTTAGCAATCTTCTATTGTtgttaaataaacattatttgaCTAACTAAACAAAGaacatctttaaaattttaaaggtcatcaattccaaaatgttttaaaaaatgcattttttaaatcaaaactaAATCAAAAGCATAGCTATAATTTTAAATGGCATATATTGAAAGAGCCAACTGGGCCATTAAATAGTACAAAAAGTTCCTGGAAGCTGGgctccttcaagactcaactcaaacaTCATATTAAGCCCTACCTGGTCCACAAACTAATAGAACTTTCTTCTCTAAGTTATTTCCTATCTACAatgtgtatattttgtatatatctacttatccaaatttatttccttcctttcgaTGTGATTTTGTCTTCCTCTGAATCTCCAGTCCTTAGTTTAAGGATCGGCACCAAGTAAGTGAGGGCTTAACATATGGTTACTGACTGATTTGAGTATCAAGGAAAAGTTGGTATTGCCATAGAGGTAGACTGAAGCCTACATGCTATTGTTCCATGATATACGTGATTTAGTATGGTAATGGTCACAATCAAGCTAACCAGTAAACATATAATGTTTGTAACATAGTAGTGACAGGCAAGGCAAAAAGATAATATTAAAACTTGCATATTTTGCATTGTCTTTTATTGGATTAGTATAATACCATTCCTTTTACATAtgaaaatttaaagataaaattgttGCTTGCACATTTGTTGAAACAATttagaaaagtttttttaattcatgaaccaatgtcagaaaaatatttcttttcaatatGCTTATGGTTTTTAAACAATTATGCAAGAAACTTTCAtccagatatttttttaaaaaacattttaaaagttttatggtAGCATTTTAAGACATATTGCTAAAATTGGAATcactatttttcttaattaaatgtcAACTAGTCGGAATATATTATATTCTGAAGCTAAGTTACTGGTAATTACAAAGTTACATATTATAAAATGTacaaatatgttatttataaataatatcaaagaatttaaaaatggaTTAAAAGATTATATAAATGATATTGAATCATTCCTGTCATTTTATAAACTAATTTTACATCCTTTATTCTACTTAACACATAGAAGACAGTCGATATATATTtgctgaattaatgaataaattaaatagaatagcAGGAATTGGAATGTTTACAATAGATAAGAAACTATtccttttaaatgaaattttgtatgataaaatattttgataagtaCTTATGATTTTTCTGGAATTTGGTATTTAAATATCAAATCATTTTATTATACAATAGGACCTTGTTTTATGATACCAATACATTCTAAGACCCTTCACATAAGTTGAAAATCATGAATAATAGCAAATCCCATTGTTAATAACTATTTCTTATTCAAATATACCTAGTTACTTTAGGTCTATTCTTAGACTTCTCAGAGCTACAAGCATCACTATTCTTCTACTTTGGGGTAATTATTAATAACTacatagcattaatgaaacaaaaagcACTACTCTGACATGGACATAACTTGTTACAAGTGAAAATGCTAGACACAGACTAACACAGGATttaatgtttggcacaaaacaatATGATGACTCACATtaatgtgtgaatcttaaaaattctcagaccctacttcataagatttggttaagaccattccccattttaaacaatgaaagaacttagatcaggaatgtgagacctctactccacccctacataagtatactttaggggaagaaactccttgctgaacaatgaaaaatacttaacccatacttatagttaaggcaaaagttcttaagctgtgcctatttttagatctaatacaaaaaggtgctataAGTACctttaaaggtcaggcaacttgtgaatttacaaggagcaaagaggtgagaacttactcagaggtttaaATCAAacatttaagccttcttaggtgtgaattaagaatggtctgtcctttgaaaaacttctactgtgattgatagatgtgagaacttaggggaggtgacataagagaaaattccctttaaaaggaggcctcaggagagagaaggagattcattgagctggtggagtcagctgagatggagctggcctggtgtctctgaacactagaatctttgcttggataaatcttgtggtgagtggataaaggcCTGACTGAtgtttctcttagggcttgggcctaggttagccagggctggcctgggccagcctatcattttctcattatttcctttttatctctctctccttttctttaattcctcatttgtattaattaaaatctctataaaacccagctgacttgggtatatttaataattgggaatctttccctggcaaccaccttatatttgatttaaaaacaagacacagttttgaaaccatattttctgcggtcacaatttaaggcaaccactctgccacaatttatgtcttccactattttaatcatcacaaatGCCATGCTTCTCAGAGAGAGAATGTACATAGTTGGGCAAAATTCTGCAAGGCTTTATGGTCCTTGGGGAAATGGCATAGATTTTAGcacataattaaaatgtttatttattttatttttcttctaatgctAATTGTGTGTATCTGAATTCACATGTGTTGATATTTCAGGTAAAACAAGGTCCTgatgtatttaatttttaagtttgtCTCTATTAATATTTGTCATAATTATCATCATGTATTTATTGAATTCAGAGAGAGTAAGGGTACTGGACTAAGTGTTTTTGAAGGTCAAACAATTTTGATGCCCTCAAAGATATTACAGATGCTATGATGAGATGAAGGCAAATTTGTTGTTTaggagaatataaatataaataatatgttcattttttaatttttagaaactcTAACTATTAGGGACCATGTTAATATCAAtgtcatttacttatttatattaatCCTCAGGAAAGCAGCATAATACAGTGGATATAGACTGCCCTCAACGTCAGGATGACATGGTTTTTAATCCTTCCTTcaacacatactagctatgtgaccctgggtaactcGTATAACCTTGGCAACCAGGTTaactaagactataaatttccTAGCAGTTGTCAATCTCACTAGACATTCATTATATCAGAGAAAATACAGGTCTGGtccaaagaaaaatttttttacgAACTAAGTACAACACAGCATGCTAGAAAGGGCACTGacaacctatatatatatatatatatatatatatatatatatatatatatatatcctgagaAAAGTGACAAGAATGTGGTAAGACTGAAGACCAAGACATAGAAAAGAACTGATAATCCTTAGCATGGAGAAAAGTCTTATAGGGAAATGTGGAAGTCATTTTCAAATATGTGAAGGGCTATTATGGCTGACTTCTTTTGCTTAGCCTCAGAGGACAGAACTATAAGTAATGAGCAGGAATTTCAGAAAGGCTGATTTCCTTTAAGGAAAAGTTTCCTTACAATTCAGGATGTCCAAAAATGGAAAGGATTGCAGAGGCAGACAATGTAATCCCCCATTTCCAGAGGTCTTCAAAAAAAAGGCTGGATAATCATTGctttgggattttatttttattttattccaactCTTTAAGATTTTGTGTcccagtccaactccctcattttatatgtgatGAAACTGAAGACCATGAGGGGAAAATGACTAATTTAAGTCAAGTGGTTAAGAATTCAGGCCTTCTAACttctttttccttgttctttccaTGACATATATCACCATTATGCATATCACCCCAAAGTATGACCTTCATTCATCCAATAAAGCTCTCTTATGAAGTACTGTAGTTTTCTAAATAGTCATGTACTTACGCTTGTCTTTCTGTAAATATTATATCCATACTTTGGGTTTCTCGATCATTTTGAGCTTTTAGCTGTATAAACAATTAACCAGAAATGTTAGTAATAGAAAATAATACTAAAGACAAACTCTTTTCTTTAAATGATGATTTCTGTTGGTAACGAATTAAATGGCAAATTTAATATAGATTTCTCCTCATATGtaacaaaactgaaaacaagGCTTCCTCTAAAAGTAAACTACTACTCCTACAAAATTAAGCACATTATTGGCAATAACTTTCTAGAgattaaagatttttatttttaggtaAAATGTTTTCCTGTCATAAAACATCACATTCTTCAGTGAATAAGCAAATAATATGTTTATCTGGGCCTGGTCACTTTAACCTGCGTAGAGCTAATCCAAGCATATAATAAGAAATTCAATAAAAAGTCACTAATTGATTCTCTAAATTCAggttaaaaaaatctcaaaatttcCCCCAAGATATTCGTctaattgtacacagtaacagcaatattgtggaatgataaactgcgatagacttagctattatcagcaatacaatgatccaggcaagaatgctatccacctccaaagaaagaactgttagggtcagaatgcaaataaaagcatactatttttcaactgttaatttgggtttatgttttggggttttggttttataagatcactaacaaaaatgaataataacatgataatacatgtataattcagatcAAATCCCTTGACAGcactgggaggaggaagggaagcgAGAAAGGGAAGTAAGTTTAATTATATAACTTAGTAAAACTTagttggaaatttgttattacatgtaattggtaaaaaaaaaaatcaaaataaaacaaaggatattggtctatatatTCACTTTACCTCTACGGCTACAACCAAAAGTTCCAAGTTTGCCACAAACAATTTggcaatattatttttattgttattcataGCTACAGACTTTAATTAAGGAATTGTTTTATTTactataatttcaaatattatttaattgaatCACTGGTGTGAAAAGAGCCCTAAGTGAATTTAATGAACCCAAATCTAAGAAGGAGTACCCAAATTATAATACTTATTTCAAAATTTCAAGGTCTGTGATTGGAGGATATAGGTCATCCATCCCTTTATCAATACAGAATATAAAATAGATCCTGAAAAAAAGATCCTGAAGCAAATTTGTGGCTGAAAAATTCATTGCCCTGCTAGCCTAGTGATGAATATCACTTAAATTAGCTAAGCCAGAGTTTGGATAATACATATACAATcaattgtgaaccttaaaaattctcagaccctacttcataaggtttggttaagaccattccccattttaaacaatgatcagatcaggaatgtgagaactctactccacccctacttaagcctgctttaggggaagaaactctttgctgaacaatgaaaaatacttaaatccatacttatagtaatgcaaaagttcttaagctgtgcctatttttagatctaatacaaaagggtgctataAGTACctttaaaggtcaggcaacttgtgaatttacaaggagcaaagaggtgagaaacttactcagaggttttctggtgtgaacttaatcaaaaatttaagccttcttaggtgtgaattaagaatggtctgtcctttgaaaaatgtctactgtgattggtagatgtgagaacttaggggagaactttaaaaggaggcctcaggagagagagagggattcattgagctggtggagtcaactgagatggagctggcctggtgtctctgaacactagaatctttgcttggacaaatcttgtggtgagtggataaaggactgactgatgtttctcttagggcttgggcctgcattggccagggctggcctgggccagcctatcattttctcattattttctttttctttaattcctcatttgtattaattaaaatctctataaaacccagctgacttggttatatttaataattgggaatttttccctggtgaccaccttatatttgatttaaaaacaagacactgtctttaaaacatattttctgcggtcacaatttactcatctactcttttatctgccacagtttatgtcttccactatctTAATTATTACACAATCATCAGTCTCTCAAGGATTTTCTTAGTCAAGATCTGCCAGAACTACTGCTCCATTGGGTCCAAGATCCCACTTCTATATAATAATGACATCAAAATAGGACTTGGGTAGATTGTATAAAATTCATACTTTAATTTTACTTCTACTTAATATGTAAAACAACCTGAATTACTTCTGTCTGCATAGCCCTTTCTATATTtgtcaattttctcttttttgtgaaAGCTCCATAAAGATGACAGGTGACATAGTAGAATAGATAGAGTTGGCCTTAGAGCCAATAAGATCTGAATTTCAGTCCTACTTCTGACATAGACTGGTTGAATGACAGAGGATTTGTAAATGCCTTAAATCTTTCAGTTCTCTAGCTAAAAGACTACAAGTTATAGAACAAGTATGCCCCTGAATTGAAAGAAGTAGTTTCCTCACCCAAAAGTCCCCCTTACCAATAAAATTACAAGTCTAGTCCCTACCCTATGGTTAATTAAGAATGAATCTTTATTTCAATTAACCATTGAGCTCAATTTGCATTAAATAACAccagaaataagaaaatggaaacatgatAAAATTTCCCTCCTGAATAATGTAGCAGGGTATAGGGCAGATTCAGAAATGGCTTTATAGGTTGAGATATTAAAAGTTCCTCCACTTTTAAAAGGTCTATAATAGGGAGTAAAAAGTTTAAAGATAATGCAAAGTTTTTAGAAA
The window above is part of the Monodelphis domestica isolate mMonDom1 chromosome 7, mMonDom1.pri, whole genome shotgun sequence genome. Proteins encoded here:
- the LRRC19 gene encoding leucine-rich repeat-containing protein 19, with protein sequence MKITTILIVLWELTLLATGLSCTFKMDGSQNFTAKNYTSVPQNINKNVTLLDLSYNQITLNNTDISILQAYVLLTELNLNNNKIVFLRNKSFGSLSNLEILSISSNSINTIEQNAFVGLGKLKQLCLRQNKISQINPYTFMPLKSLMALNLQDNMINYFDVPRQFQLEKINLHGNPWNCSCGLHNLQNWLNTSKVMLENENITMCSSPDALKNYSIKVASYKNGCHSKSLLTQFSNINFKSSANPTFFLYFNDTSDNKTKNAESEPSGKSWALLVGVVVVVTVTSMLIFIAIRCPTWYNFFFSYNHHRLDEQEADTYEGDFTVYPNSLPQTPDTNPDDSIVIFDQLSSFMVDEDGFIEDKYIDTQEMREEN